The Stigmatella aurantiaca DW4/3-1 genome contains the following window.
CGCTGCCCCGGCCCGTGGCCCGCACATTGTCCGTGCGGGGCTCGGGATGGCGCTCGGCGGGACGCAAGGGGGGCAGCTCCTCTTCCGGGTTCGGCTCCACCACCCCGGTCTGCGCCAATGCTTCCAGATCCTCCTGCAAAGCCCAGTCCACCAAGGCAAACGTGTCCTTGGAGGTCACGACCACCTTGCGATCCCGCGTGCGCCGTGCCATCGCGGCCAACCGCGACAACATCGTGATTTCGGGCGTCTTCCCGACGTGGGACAAGAGGTTCTGGGCGATGGACTTCTCGGTGATTTCGAGAAAGTGGAGGGGACGACCTTCGCTCTCCAGGATTCGGAGCGCGGCCTCGTAAAATGTCATCGAGTATTCCCCAAGAATTTCAGACGGTTACAAAAATGTAGGTCCGTATGGGCGGCGGATGCTAGCCACCTGTATTCTGGCTTGTCAACGAAGGGAACGGATGACCCGCTTTCGTCTTGGACAGCGCTGGAAGCGCGAACCCTCGGCTCCGCCGTTGGATTCCATCGCCTTGGAACTGGATGGCGTCAATCTTCTTTCTGGGGCGGTGGAGGAACCGCTCGTGGAGGTGGTGCCCGCCCTGACGCGTGCGGCGGCGGCGCTGCACTCCGGAAAGCAAGGGCTGGCGCAAGTCTCCCTGGCGGAAGCCGGCCTGGAACTGGTGCTGCGGCGCACCGGGGCCGAGGTGGACCTGTGTGTGGTGAGCCTCGGCCGCCCCGCCCGGCTGTTGCGGCCGCCCGTGCGGGTGGACCTGGAGGAACTGGCGGAGGCGGCGCGGGAGTGTGGCCGGAGTTTCCTCTCGGACATCTCCCGGGTGGCCCCCGAGACGCTCGCCACCCCCCAAGCCCGGGAGCTGGGCGAGGCCCTCCGGGAGCTGGGCGGCCCCGGGGGGGGGCAGAAAGAGCCTCGCCCCGAGCCCTTTTCCCGCCGGGTAGAGGCCTCGGAGCAACCCGGCTTCGGCTTCGAGCTGAAGGATCCGGCGGACCTCTTGCGCTCTCAGGGAAGGGATCCGGGCGCGGCCTTGGGAACCCTGCTGTGCGCGGGCGAGATCTGGCTGACCTTGCCCGGCCACCCCACGGCGTGGCGGGCGCCGGGCCCTCCTTTCCTCACCGCGCTGGAGCTGTCCCGGCAGGCGGTGGAGCTGACGCGGGCCGTGGAGCTGGGCGAGCCCCGCTTCTCCCTGGAGCTTGCGGGGGTGAAGCCAGCACTCTCGTTGGAGCTAACGGCGGGGCGCGGCAAGCTGGGCACGGGCCCTTCCTTCGAGGTGAAGGGCGAGGCGCTGGCGGCGGCGATGTTCCACCTGGGCCAGGCGTTGGCGCTGGCCATCTCGGAGCGTGAGCGGACGCAGGCCTCCAACCCCTACTTGGTGGAGCTGACCGACCGGTGTCGAGAGGGGCTGTCGCACCTGCGAGGGGCCGTCCCCCCTCCTGAAGGAGAGGCGCAAGCGCGGGGACGGGGGCGCGCGGCCCGGGCCGGCAAGCCCCTGCCAGTGCCCGGACGCCTGCGCCGGCTGCGCTTCGAGAAACGCTGGTCACAGAAGGGGCTGACCGGCGCCGAGTTTGGCCAGCTCCACCTGGGGCGCCAGGCGGCGGTGTTCTGTTCGCGGGAGATGGCCTGTGGGCTGTCTCGCCAGGATGGGACGATGCTGTGGCGGCGAGCCTCGAGCCACGGCGTGGCGGCCACGGCGGACGGCCACGTGGTGACGGCGGACCTGGATCGCGTGCTCGGATTCATGGGCGCGAACACGAGCGCCCGGTGGTTGCACGACCATGACGGGCTGACGCTGGGGCCGCAGCTGCTGCGCCAGGACGGGCTGCTCATCACCCTGGCGGAGGACCGGACGGTGCTGGCCTTCGCGGAGGTGAGTGGCCGCGAGGTGTGGCGCCTGGCGCCTCCGCGCACGCAGCGCAGCTGGCTGGCCACCCAAGGTCACCGGGCGATGCTGGCCACGGATTCGGGTTACCTCTATGGGCTGGACATCTCGGATGGGCAGGTGCGCTACCGGATGCGGGCGCCGCAGCCCTTCCACGGCACACCGGTGCCCTGGGGCAAACACTTCGTGGCGATGCTGGGCCGAGGGTCGCACCACGCGCTGCTGATGGCGGATGCCCACTCGGGAGACGTGGCATGGACGCGCGAGTTCCACCTCGCCTTGCCCTCGGCCCCCCTGCCCTCCCGGACGCGCCTGTACGTCGCCGGAGACCGGGATCGAGAGGGCGTCCTGCTCTGCTTGGACGCGAAGGGAAAGCTGCTGTGGGAGCGCGCGCTGCACCTGGGCACGGGCCCCTACGCCCTCGCCTCCCTGCCGGGAGCCGTGCTGGTGACCTCCGCCAGTGGCGCGGCGGCCCGGGTGGACACCTCCGGTGAGCTGAGCTGGCGCGTAGGCGCCGTGGGAGAACCGCTTGCGGGAGCCCTGCCGGCGCGGACCTCGCGCGGCGTGACCCTCATCCCCGGAGAACAGGTGCGCGCCGTGGATCCCAAGGGTGGGCAGGTGCTGGGGCAGGTGCGCGCCGGCGCGGGGCTCGTCGCGCTCCAGGTGGATTCCCGGCTCGGCCTCTACCTGCTGGACGACAGCGGAACCCTGGGCGCCTACCGGCTGGTGTCTCACTTCACCGTCGTGGACGGCTAACGCTCCTTCACCTGGCGGTTTTGCGCGGCGAACTCGGCAGCGAAATCCAGGTACTTGCGAATGGCCTGCTCATGGTCGCCGTGGCAGTCCCTCAGGTACTTGGCAGCCCAACCCTCACCAGGGAACTCACCCTTCGCGATAAGCCATTCGAAGAAATGGCCATACTCCTCATCATGAATGCCATTGCCAATCATGCAGGAGTGATACCCATTCACGAAACCGGCCATGTGCTCAAGGTTCGCGGGTGGGATTGGACGTAGGTTGGCGGCTGGACGAGAGGATCGGCACGTAGCAGGTGCCCTTGAACATCTGGCCATTCAACCCCTCACACCTTTCACCGTTCAAGGGGAGCGGCCCCCAACATCCCCCATTGAGAGCCACTTGTCTGTTGTGAGCACAGCGACCCTTTGCATCGGGCCGTGCTTGTCCCTGAAGTGGCTCAGGAAGTTTGTCATCGGCAAGCATTTGTCTGGCCGGTGAAGGCGGGAAGGCTTCCGCAGAGGTGGCGGTGCCAGCATCGCCAAGCCCAGCCGTGCCTCCATCCTTCGCATGGGAATCATCCACCTTGAGGAGAGCGAAAGACTCCTTCCCCGGAGGCCGCGCCACCGTCCACCAGCTCCCCATGATGAGCACCATCCCCACGGCTGCCGCGCTTGCGAGCCAGAGGCTCAGCGATTTCAGGCGCGCCGGGCGCCGCAAGTGCTGGGCGGATTCAACACCCTCCTGCTGAGAGGCCTCGTCCCCCTTGCACGAAGCGAGTGGCTCCAGGGCCCCAGCCAATTCGAGGGCAGAGCCCCGTTCCTCGGGCCTCACGGAGAGCATGCGAAGAATCAGGGCACTGAGTCGTTCGTCGATCCGAGGGTTGAGCGCGTGGGGCGAGGGAGGCGCCACCGCCTTGAGCTGCCACTGGCCCACCTCATCACGGAAAGGCTCTCCGAATTCAGGATACTCGCCGGTGGCAAGCCGGTAGGCGGTCACTCCCAGCGAATAGAGATCATCCGCGGGGCCCGCCACATACCGGGCCTCGGGCTCGTGGACGAACCTCAACGAGAACATCTGCGCTTCCGGCGAACGGTAGGCCGGAGTTCCCGGCGGCAATGTCTGCGTCGTCAACGTCGCAGCACCAGGATGGCTGCCTGAGCCGAAGTCCATGAGGACGGCGCTACCCTCTGAACGCCGCACGAGAACATTGTCCCCCTTCACATCCCTGTGGACGATGCCCTGC
Protein-coding sequences here:
- a CDS encoding PQQ-binding-like beta-propeller repeat protein — encoded protein: MTRFRLGQRWKREPSAPPLDSIALELDGVNLLSGAVEEPLVEVVPALTRAAAALHSGKQGLAQVSLAEAGLELVLRRTGAEVDLCVVSLGRPARLLRPPVRVDLEELAEAARECGRSFLSDISRVAPETLATPQARELGEALRELGGPGGGQKEPRPEPFSRRVEASEQPGFGFELKDPADLLRSQGRDPGAALGTLLCAGEIWLTLPGHPTAWRAPGPPFLTALELSRQAVELTRAVELGEPRFSLELAGVKPALSLELTAGRGKLGTGPSFEVKGEALAAAMFHLGQALALAISERERTQASNPYLVELTDRCREGLSHLRGAVPPPEGEAQARGRGRAARAGKPLPVPGRLRRLRFEKRWSQKGLTGAEFGQLHLGRQAAVFCSREMACGLSRQDGTMLWRRASSHGVAATADGHVVTADLDRVLGFMGANTSARWLHDHDGLTLGPQLLRQDGLLITLAEDRTVLAFAEVSGREVWRLAPPRTQRSWLATQGHRAMLATDSGYLYGLDISDGQVRYRMRAPQPFHGTPVPWGKHFVAMLGRGSHHALLMADAHSGDVAWTREFHLALPSAPLPSRTRLYVAGDRDREGVLLCLDAKGKLLWERALHLGTGPYALASLPGAVLVTSASGAAARVDTSGELSWRVGAVGEPLAGALPARTSRGVTLIPGEQVRAVDPKGGQVLGQVRAGAGLVALQVDSRLGLYLLDDSGTLGAYRLVSHFTVVDG
- a CDS encoding serine/threonine protein kinase encodes the protein MEKKHSSDLHPGLLPPGTVVGPWCVQAWAGRGVHGAVYRAVPVEQESAAPVALKLAMLPRDPRFAREAELLSRIRHPGVPRLWEQGDWRHPGGTLLPYLVMDWVEGIPLYDWVQQHPPSSRQVSQVLAQLARILQALHAQGIVHRDVKGDNVLVRRSEGSAVLMDFGSGSHPGAATLTTQTLPPGTPAYRSPEAQMFSLRFVHEPEARYVAGPADDLYSLGVTAYRLATGEYPEFGEPFRDEVGQWQLKAVAPPSPHALNPRIDERLSALILRMLSVRPEERGSALELAGALEPLASCKGDEASQQEGVESAQHLRRPARLKSLSLWLASAAAVGMVLIMGSWWTVARPPGKESFALLKVDDSHAKDGGTAGLGDAGTATSAEAFPPSPARQMLADDKLPEPLQGQARPDAKGRCAHNRQVALNGGCWGPLPLNGERCEGLNGQMFKGTCYVPILSSSRQPTSNPTREP